Part of the Imperialibacter roseus genome, ACATCAGGTTTCTGGGTTTGGATGGGCATGTTCGGCTTACGACAAACATCCCCCTCACTTATGTGATGGAAGATGAGGCTTTTGTGCTGAACGAAACTAAATATTTGGTATTTACATCTGGGCCACCACTTGAGGCACCATTGGTAGCTACGGTTGAGGCGTTTTTGAGCCGAACTGTCAACTATTGGAGGACTTGGGTGAAGTCCACTTCCATTTATGAATTTCACCAGTCTCAGGTAATCAGGTCGATGCTCGCCTTGAAGATACATCAGTATGAAGATACGGGCGCTATTGTGGCGGCTACTACCACAAGCCTTCCCGAAGCACCCGGTACTGGCAGAAACTGGGACTACAGATTTTGCTGGATGCGTGATACCTATTATACCCTGACTGCCTTCAATAGCATTGGTCACTTTGAGGAGCTGGAGAAATACTTCCAGTATATTCTCAACACCAGTGCTACGCATAAAGGCAGGCTTCAACCGCTTTATGGTATTAGTGAGAGCTCAAATGTGATTGAGGAAATTTTGCCGCTTAAGGGTTACATGGGGAATGGGCCGGTGAGAACAGGCAATGACGCTTATACGCATATTCAAAACGATGTTTACGGGCAAGTATTGGTCTCATTGCTGCCGCTGTACACAGACCGCCGGTTTATCGGAAAGGAACGATCTGATTCATTGAAGCTTGTTTACCAAGCCCTTGAAATGATCGAAAACACTATGGAGGAGCCAGATGCGGGTCTTTGGGAGTTTCGTAACCTGGCTCAGAAGCATTGCTACACTTACCTGTTTCACTGGGCCGGAAGCGCCGCTGCAGTAAAAATTGCCGAGCACAATGGCGATCCGGTAATGGGGGCAAAGGCCCAAAAGCTTATGGAAAAATCGGCAAGGAAAATTGAAGAATGTTACGTGCCGGCAAAGAAAGGATACGCCCAGGCGATTGGTGTTGAGAGAATGGATGCCAGCACCCTGCAGCTAATCATGATGAATTATTTTCAGGGGGATATGAAGCGGGCTAACGACCATTTGGTAGCTCTGGAGAAAGAATTAAAAGGCAAGGGGGGCTTATTTTACCGATACAAGCATGTCGACGACTTTGGCACTCCTGAGACCACCTTCCTCATCTGTGCTTTCTGGTATGTGGAAGCTTTGGCCTGCGTAGGCCGACTGGATGAGGCTATCAAAACATTTGAAAACACGATAGGCTATGCGAACCACGTTGGTTTGCTGAGCGAAGATGTGTCAGAAACCGATGGAAGCATGTGGGGTAATTTCCCACAGGCCTATAGCCATGTGGGGCTTCTGAACGCCGCTAACAGGATAGGCAGAAAGCTGGATCGCCCCAGCTTTCTCTAGGTAATGTCGCCAAGCTGCTTCAGCAGCTTGCGTACATCTTCAACGGAAGGGATGTTGAATTTGGCAGCGGAATAGGTGCTGCCTACTTTTATGGAGTATGCCTTGTCGGGCATGCTCTTGAAAGTGTCCTCGTCAGTCCAGTCGTCGCCCACGGCCAGCACAAAATCACTTGGGAATTTTTCCAGCCAAAGGGTTGCAGCCCGGCCTTTGTTGATTTCTGAGTTTTTTACTTCTACTACCTTGTTGCCTTCGAGTACATTCAAGGGCATGTTGGCAGTGATGTACTTCAGGTGGCTCGTCAGCTCACGTGTTCTTAACTCACCCAGGCCTGTCTCTACCTTTCTGTAGTGCCAAACCAGCGAGAATTCCTTCTCTTCAACAAAGGAGCCTGGCGTCCTGTTCACATACCCTTCCATCACTTCCATAATGTTTCTTTTCCAGGAAGCATCCATCGCAGCAATGGTTTCCCATTCGGAGCCGATTTCTCTCAGCCACGCCCCATGCTCTGTAATGAAGTCGACGGGATACTGGCCCAGCCAACCCTCCAGCGTCTGCCTATCCCTGCCACTGATGATGACTACCCGATTCTTTTTGTTAGCCGTTAGCGACTTGACAATAGTGTGAAGTTCGGCGTCAGGGACAGCGTGCTGAGGGTTGTCGGAAAAACCGGTCAGCGTGCCATCGTAGTCCAGGAAGATAAGCCTGGTGGTGGCTTTTTTGTAGTCTTTGAACAGTTTTTGAGATGTTTCCTTGTCGACAAGTTTCGTTTCAAGGCTTTTTTGCTCAGCTTTTACCAGCCCAAGTCTATCGAAAAACAGATTGACCCAATGATGAATGTTGTACCGCTTAAGCGACTCTTGCATGCTGGTCATCCGGGTGATTTGCTCGGCCTCAGGCATGGTTAGTGCCTGGTGGATAGCTTCCACTTGCTCCTCCATGTCGTTGGGGTTGATGAGGATGGAATCGGAGAGCTCTTTTGATGCGCCAGCCATTTCGCTCAGGATAAGGACGCCTTTTTTGTCGAGCTTGCTGGCGATGAACTCTTTGCAAACCAGGTTCATGCCATCTCTCATCGGGGTTACTAATGCAACGTGAGCCATTCTGTAGAAAGCCGACAAAGAGGAGAGCTCGAAAGATCTATAAAAGTAATGAATAGGTGTCCAGGCAAGTCTGCTGAATTTTCCATTGATTCGGCCAACCAAAAGGTCAATTTCCTCTTTTAGTTGCTTATACATTTCCACCTGGTCTCTGGAAGGCACCACGATCATGACCACAGATACTTTGTCACGCCATTCGGGGTATCGCTCGAGAAACATTTCAAAGGCCCGAAGCCTTTGTGGGATTCCTTTAGAGTAATCGAGTCTATCGATGGAAAGTACAAGTTTTACATCTCCGAGGGAGGCCCTGAACTTCACTTCTTTCGTCAGTGTGTCGGGGTGGGAGGCCTCGCTGGCGTATTTGTCGTAGTCAATACCCATGGGCAGTGCATCGGCCATCACTATTCTGTTGTTAACAGTCATCTTGCCATTTGAATTACCAAAGCCCGCCAGCCTGTTTACCGACGACAGGAAATGCCGCATGTCGTCATAGGTATGAAAACCGAGAAAATCCGAGCCCAGCATGCCAAGCAGTAACTCCCGACGCCATGGCAATAGCCTGAACGACTCGAAAGACGGGAAGGGGATATGGAGAAAGAAGCCAATACTTATGCGTGGGAACATTTCACGAACCATTTGAGGTACCAGCAGCAGCTGATAGTCGTGGATCCAGATGGTGTCGTTGGGTGACGCAATTTTGGCTATTTCCTTAGCAAACTTTCTATTAACCTTTTGGTAGGCCTTCCACAGACCAGTATTATAGACGGCGAACTGATTGAAATAGTGAAAATTGGGCCACAGGGTTTCATTGCTAAAGCCCTCATAAAATTCCTCAATCTCGGTTTGAGTGAGAAACACGGGTGCCATGTTGTCTTTCTTGAGCTGGGCCGTGATTTTGGCCTTATCTGACTCTTTCTTTATTGGTTGCCCAGGCCACCCCAGCCAAATATTGTTTCCCTTCTTATAGATAGAGCCCAGACCAGTTGCCAGGCCTCCTTCGCTTGGTCTTGTTTTAAATTCGTTCTTTTCAACTTTGATTTTGACCGGAAGGCGGTTAGAAACAATGATGGTTTTTGGCATACTTAGAGGCTGCTTATTTTGTAGATCACTAATATACAAAGAAAGGCAACGCCAAAAGAGTAAAGCTTTCTAAAACTCAATTTTTGACTGTATTATTAGCAAAATAGCAATTATGGCTCTCTTCGTTAAGAAATAACTAATCGAAGCTACTTTTTGTTGAATCCACGAAGTTTTATTTCGGTAAGTCTTTTCTTTGTGTCCATTGGGAAATCTCCTCTCATCATCCAGTCGTAGTAGGAGGGCTCCTGACTGAAAATGTCTTCAACGCCTTTGCCTTTGTGCTTTCCAAAATTAAACACCTCAGTGCCCGCATCGTTCCTGACAATTCTGCCGGCCAGGTCGACCATGTTGCTCGCTGTGATTTCGTGCAGGGCCGCCACGTCGTTGGCTACTTTTCCCAGGTGCTCTCCACGAGTGCTGACTACTTCCTGCCCCTCGTACCTTTCTACCTGTGCCAAAAGTACTTCCAGAGTGGCCATGGTGTCGGCTTCAGCGCTGTGTGCGCCAAGTAGTTCCTTTCCGCAGTAGAACTTATAAGCTGCTGCCAATGTCCTCTTTTCCATCAGGTGAAAAATTTTCTGAGCATCGACGAGCTTCTTTTTACTTGGGTCAAAGTCGACATCTACTCTAAGGAACTCTTCCACAAGCAACGGTACGTCGAACTGCAAAATGTTAAAACCGGCAAGGTCGCATCCTTCAAGAAAGGCAGCGTACGACTTGGCGACTTCCTTAAATGTGGGGGCGTCTTTTACGTCGTCATCATAAATGCCATGGATAAGGCTGCTTTCAAGCGGAATGGGCATCTGCGGATTGATCCTCTGTGTTTTCGTAACTCTTTCCCCGGAAGGAAGTAGTTTCACAATGGAAATTTCTACAATCCTGTCGTTTGAAATATTGATCCCGGTTGTTTCCAGGTCAAAAAACGCCAGGGGGTTCTTAAGTTTGAGTGTCATTTACTAGGGTTGAGTAAGTTCATTGGCGAAGGCT contains:
- a CDS encoding glycoside hydrolase family 15 protein, which gives rise to MNRHTYDFGVIGNCAFTAHIHKNTNIVWMCWPRFDSSFIFGSLIDEEKGGEFSVIPCEPNASFNQYYIENTNVLCTEVEAADGKFLVTDFAPRFYQNDRYYKPLMMVRKIEPIQGNPRVKVECEPRGDYGKIVPEQSQGSNHIRFLGLDGHVRLTTNIPLTYVMEDEAFVLNETKYLVFTSGPPLEAPLVATVEAFLSRTVNYWRTWVKSTSIYEFHQSQVIRSMLALKIHQYEDTGAIVAATTTSLPEAPGTGRNWDYRFCWMRDTYYTLTAFNSIGHFEELEKYFQYILNTSATHKGRLQPLYGISESSNVIEEILPLKGYMGNGPVRTGNDAYTHIQNDVYGQVLVSLLPLYTDRRFIGKERSDSLKLVYQALEMIENTMEEPDAGLWEFRNLAQKHCYTYLFHWAGSAAAVKIAEHNGDPVMGAKAQKLMEKSARKIEECYVPAKKGYAQAIGVERMDASTLQLIMMNYFQGDMKRANDHLVALEKELKGKGGLFYRYKHVDDFGTPETTFLICAFWYVEALACVGRLDEAIKTFENTIGYANHVGLLSEDVSETDGSMWGNFPQAYSHVGLLNAANRIGRKLDRPSFL
- a CDS encoding bifunctional alpha,alpha-trehalose-phosphate synthase (UDP-forming)/trehalose-phosphatase; the protein is MPKTIIVSNRLPVKIKVEKNEFKTRPSEGGLATGLGSIYKKGNNIWLGWPGQPIKKESDKAKITAQLKKDNMAPVFLTQTEIEEFYEGFSNETLWPNFHYFNQFAVYNTGLWKAYQKVNRKFAKEIAKIASPNDTIWIHDYQLLLVPQMVREMFPRISIGFFLHIPFPSFESFRLLPWRRELLLGMLGSDFLGFHTYDDMRHFLSSVNRLAGFGNSNGKMTVNNRIVMADALPMGIDYDKYASEASHPDTLTKEVKFRASLGDVKLVLSIDRLDYSKGIPQRLRAFEMFLERYPEWRDKVSVVMIVVPSRDQVEMYKQLKEEIDLLVGRINGKFSRLAWTPIHYFYRSFELSSLSAFYRMAHVALVTPMRDGMNLVCKEFIASKLDKKGVLILSEMAGASKELSDSILINPNDMEEQVEAIHQALTMPEAEQITRMTSMQESLKRYNIHHWVNLFFDRLGLVKAEQKSLETKLVDKETSQKLFKDYKKATTRLIFLDYDGTLTGFSDNPQHAVPDAELHTIVKSLTANKKNRVVIISGRDRQTLEGWLGQYPVDFITEHGAWLREIGSEWETIAAMDASWKRNIMEVMEGYVNRTPGSFVEEKEFSLVWHYRKVETGLGELRTRELTSHLKYITANMPLNVLEGNKVVEVKNSEINKGRAATLWLEKFPSDFVLAVGDDWTDEDTFKSMPDKAYSIKVGSTYSAAKFNIPSVEDVRKLLKQLGDIT
- a CDS encoding 3'-5' exonuclease; the encoded protein is MTLKLKNPLAFFDLETTGINISNDRIVEISIVKLLPSGERVTKTQRINPQMPIPLESSLIHGIYDDDVKDAPTFKEVAKSYAAFLEGCDLAGFNILQFDVPLLVEEFLRVDVDFDPSKKKLVDAQKIFHLMEKRTLAAAYKFYCGKELLGAHSAEADTMATLEVLLAQVERYEGQEVVSTRGEHLGKVANDVAALHEITASNMVDLAGRIVRNDAGTEVFNFGKHKGKGVEDIFSQEPSYYDWMMRGDFPMDTKKRLTEIKLRGFNKK